A stretch of DNA from Synechococcus sp. PROS-9-1:
CGAGGCATGGAACTGCTTGATCTGGTCCAAGAGGGAACCTTGGGGCTCGAACGGGCGGTCGAAAAATTTGATTCCACCCGCGGCTTTCGCTTCAGCACCTACTCCTACTGGTGGATTCGCCAAGGGATCACTCGGGCGATCGCCACCCAAAGCCGAACGATCCGCTTGCCCGTTCACATCACCGAGAAGCTCAACCGGATCAAACGGGTGCAGCAAGAGATCGCCAGCAGTGAAGGGCGCACCGCTTCGATGTCAGATCTTGCAAGGGAACTCAGCGTCAGCGAAGACACAGTGCGTCAAACCCTGGCTCGCGTTCCACGGTCTGTGTCGCTGGAAACCAAGGTGGGCAGGAATCAAGACACCCAACTTGGGGAGCTCCTAGAAGACGAACACGCCACACCAGAGCAAACCCTGACCCGCGATGCACTCCACGACGATCTCGAACATTTGCTTGATGAGCTAACCCCGAGGGAAGCCACCGTGATTCGCTGTCGCTTTGGACTGGAAGACGACACACCCCGAACCCTCGCCCAAATCGGCGAAGACATGAATCTCTCCCGCGAACGGGTGCGTCAGATCGAAACCCGGGCTCTGTTGAAACTGCGCCAGCCCCAGCGCCGGAGCAAGGTCCGTGATTACATCCAATCCCTGGATTCTTAAACCAATCACCGGCCATGAGGCCGTGGCACGCACGCAACGAGGCCTCTTTCCGCTTGAAGAGGCTGGCAACTGCCAACGACGAACCGACTGCTGACCTGCTGACCCAACGGCTTCAGATCCACGCAAAACAGCCTGGATGCTGCGCAGCCTGCTGGACAACTCACCATCACTCCAGGCTGGAGCTGACAGCAAGCTCAAAGGGGAGCGCCCGATTGGGAAGCCTCAACAGTTCAGCGCTCATCGAAGCGATATCTTCGGGCTGAGTCATCGCTTCAACGTCCATCGATTGCGTTGGCCAGCGGTCGCTCGGACCGCTGCGCACAGCAGCTGCCATATCCGTATTCACCCAACCAGGACAAATCGCCGTGACCCGAATTCCGGCAGCCCAACCCTCGTTGCGCATGGTTTGGCACAGACCAAGCAGAGCAAATTTGCTGGCGCTATAGGCAGCCAGGCGACCTTTGCTGCGCTTCCCGCTCATCGAAACCAAAACCTGAATGCGACCCTCTCCATGGGCTGCCAACTGCGGCCAGGCGGCACGAGTTAGCCACCACGGTCCCATCAAATTCACATTGATGGTGTGAGCGATTTCTTGTTCTTCGCTGGGCGCAAACAGGAGCGGAACACGGCTGAAGATCCCAGCGCTATGGATCACGCTGTCGAAGCCGCCGAAATGATCAGTGGTGGCCTCGACCCAGGCCTGGGCTGCCGCGGGGTCCTCAGCGGCATAGGGATACAGCAAAACCCGTTCGCTCCCAGCCAGGTCGGGATCCAGGGGCGTCTGCTTCAACGCTGCCCGATCGCGAAGCCCAAGACTGAGGCGATGGCCGTCGGCAAGAGCTCGTTCCGCGACCGCACGACCAATGCCACGACTTGCACCACTAATCAGGAGAGTGCGCACGGCTACCAGGTTGAGGGTCTACAGCGGTAAATTGACACGTTGCCGAGCAAGCCATGGCCAAGTTCGTGTTTGTTACCGGTGGTGTGGTCTCCAGCATCGGCAAAGGGATTGTGGCCGCAAGCCTTGGGCGCCTGCTGAAGTCACGGGGCTACAGCGTCTCAATCCTGAAGCTGGATCCCTACCTGAATGTGGATCCAGGCACGATGAGCCCGTTTCAGCACGGTGAGGTATTTGTCACCGAAGACGGTGCCGAAACCGATCTCGATCTCGGCCACTACGAACGCTTCACGGACACCGCCATGTCGCGCCTAAACAGCGTGACCACCGGCTCGATCTATCAATCCGTCATTAATAAAGAGCGCCGAGGAAGTTATAACGGCGGGACCGTCCAGGTCATCCCCCATATCACCGGTGAAATCCGCGACCGCATTCACCGTGTGGCCGCAAACAGCAATGCCGATGTGGTGATTACCGAAATCGGTGGAACCGTTGGTGACATCGAATCCTTGCCCTTCCTAGAAGCGATTCGAGAATTCAGAGGGGATGTGGGACGACAAGATCTGGCCTACATCCACGTGACCCTTCTCCCCTTCATCGGCACATCGGGAGAACTGAAAACCAAACCCACCCAGCATTCGGTCAAAGAGCTGCGCTCAATCGGGATCCAGCCAGATCTGCTCGTCTGTCGCAGTGATCGCGATATCAATGATGAGCTCAAACGCAAAATTGGCGGCTTCTGCGGGGTGCCCCAGCGAGCGGTGATCCCCTCCTTAGACGCCGACAGCATTTACGCCGTTCCGCTCACACTCGAAGACGAAGGACTGTGCCGTGAAGTCCTCGACGTCCTGGACCTCGAAGATCACGACAGTGACATGGTGGATTGGGTGCAACTGGTGCACAAACTCCGCAATCCCGGGCCTGCGGTAAAGGTGGCGTTAGTAGGCAAGTACATCCAACTCAATGACGCCTACCTGTCTGTCGTAGAAGCCTTGCGCCACGCCTGCTTGGCCCAGGATGCCTCACTGGATCTGCATTGGGTCTGCGCCGAAGAGATTGAACACCAGGGGGCTGATGCCCTACTTAAAGGAATGGACGCCGTGGTGGTTCCAGGCGGATTCGGCAACCGTGGAGTGGATGGCAAAGTCGCCGCCATCCGCTGGGCGAGGGAGCAGCGCGTGCCATTCCTTGGCCTGTGCCTAGGGATGCAGTGCGCCGTGATCGAGTGGGCACGCAATCTGGCAGGACTCACCGATGCCACGAGCGCTGAGCTCGAGCCTGGCACCACCCATCCTGTGATCCATCTCCTGCCTGAACAACAGGACGTTGTTGACCTTGGAGGCACGATGCGTCTTGGCGTGTATCCCTGCCGAGTCACTGCAGGCAGCCTGGCCGCAAGGCTTTATGGAGAAGAGGTGGTGTACGAGCGCCATCGCCACCGCTTCGAATTCAACAACGCCTACCGAAACCTGTTTCTTGAGTCTGGCTACGAAATCAGCGGAAGCTCCCCCGATGGCCGGTTGGTGGAACTGATCGAACTTCCCGAACATCCATTTTTCACAGCCTGTCAGTACCACCCCGAATTCCTCTCCAGACCCGGCCGGCCCCATCCCCTATTCCGAGGTCTGATCGAAGCGGCGCAACAACGCTTGCCCTCCAGCCCCAGCGAAGCCATGCGCCAACAAAACAATTCAGCGGCTGGATCCAGTCATGCCAACCTGCAGCCTTGACCGACTCTTTGCCCGTTGTTGAGACCTTTCACTCTCTTCAAGGGGAAGGGATCCATGCGGGCCGGAGTGCCTTTTTCATCCGTCTGGCGGGCTGCAATGTGGGTTGCAGCTGGTGCGACACCAAGCACTCATGGCCTACTGATTCCCATCCAAAGCGTCTGGTGATGGACTTGGCGACTGAAGCCACTGATGCCGCTGAAACCGGAGCCGCCTTTGTGGTGATCACCGGTGGAGAACCTCTGCACCACAACCTCGATGAGCTCACCTCTGCGATTCGCTCAAGGTGCGGACAGCCCCTGCATCTTGAGACCAGTGGTGTCGATCGATTGAGCGGTGCCCCCGACTGGATCACCCTTTCACCGAAGCGCCACAGGCCTCCAAGACCGGAGGTGGTGCAAACGTGTCACGAGCTCAAGGTTGTTGTGCACGAGCCGGCAGATTTGCTGTTTGCGGAGGTGGTGGCAGCACAAGCGCCCCAGGCCAAATGGCTTCTTCAGCCTGGCTGGGACTGCGAGGAAGGCCTGCAACTCGCCGTGGCCAAAGTCCAGCAAGATCAGCGTTGGCGGTTAAGCGTGCAAAGCCACAAATGGCTTGGCGTGCGCTAGTTGTGCCTCATCCCATTCAAAGTTTCACAGCTTCCTGTTGAAGCGTCTCCGCTTTCCAAACCCTCCAGCGCAACACCACCCCTTCGGGCAGATCCACCACCACCGGCCAAGACGCGTTGTAGGGAATCAAATAGGGCTGCTTACCGAGCGACAAAAAGGATCTGCCTTCCACTTGTTCCTGAGTGCAAGCCATGCGTGTACTGAGCACAAGCACGGGGCCATTTACTTCAAACAAGGCCTTTCCAGAGGCTTCAGGCAGTCGCTGCATCGATAAAGACGGACCCGACAAACGTTTGACATTGCAGTCAACATCCACCTCTTTGCCCACGATCAACTGGACGCGCCAATCGAGTGGATGGGCCGAAATCATCTCGTCATCACTCTTCGGCAAAAGGCCCGAGGGCTGAATCACCCAACGCTTTTGGCCTTGCTTGGGTGCTGGATAACCACTCAGGTCAAGACGAGGAATCGCAGCAGTAGGAGCTGAGGCCGCAACCATCAGCAGCGGCAGTGCCAGCCTCAAGAATCCCAGACCCATGGTCCTACCCCTACGGCAACAGAATGCAAGCATGACCGATTCCACCGCGATTGCCCTGCTCTCGGGAGGGCTTGATTCCGCAACGGCTGCTGCGCTCGCCATCAAGTCAGGCTTCCGCGTGATTGGCCTCTCCTTTGATTACGGCCAGCGCCATCGACGGGAGCTTGATGCCGCCGTAGAGATCGCCAAGGCTCTGAATCTGGATGAGCATCACACCATCAACGTGAATTTGGCGATGTGGGGAGGCTCCTCACTCACCGATCACACCCAAACCCTTCCCACCAGCGGCGTTGAGGCGGGCATGATTCCCAACACCTACGTCCCAGGGCGAAACACCGTGTTCATTGCGATCGGACTCAGCCTCGCCGAGGCGCGAGGCGCCGATCGACTCGTGCTGGGCGTGAATGCCGTGGACTACTCGGGCTATCCCGACTGCCGGCCCGATTATCTAGAGGCGTTTCAGGATCTCGCAGACCTCAGCAGCCGCGCTGGACGACAGGGCCATGGTCCAAAGCTTTGGGCACCACTTGTGGAGTGGAGTAAACAGCAAATTGCAGAGGAAGCATTGCATCTAGGGGTTCCCATCGAACGCACCTGGAGTTGCTATAGCGGAGGCGACGTGCCCTGTGGTGTCTGCGATAGCTGCCGCATCCGTGATGAGGCGCTGATCGCCGCCGGGCGGCCGGACCTATGCAGCCCAGGCCGTCGATGAACGCCAATCAAGCCGGCACCCAAAAGCTCATTCGCAGCAAGCATCTCTGGATCGAACCTGATGTAGTCGCACAAGCGCTCGCCGAAGAGCATGGAGAAGCTGGCTTGATTTGGTTGGACGGGGATGCCAGCGAGCTTGGCCGTTGGCTCACCCTGGCAGCTGACCCTCTCGAGCAACGCTGCTGCCGTGGATTGCCGGGAGAGATGGGAGCCACCAATCCGTTTGAGGCTCTACGCTCGCTCGATCCTGGGCACTGGACGGGCTGGCTTAGTTACGACGCCGCCGCGTGGCTCGAACCCAAAAACGCCTGGCGAAGCGATGCCATGGCGAGCCTTTGGATCGGGCGCTACGACCCCGTTTTGCGCTTTGACCTACAACTCCGGGAGATTTGGATTGAGGGGCTTGATGCCAAGCGCCATGCCGCAATGGAGCGCTGGATTCTGGGCCTGAGTGAACAAGGCAACCGAGTCCCTAACGCACTCCCCAACTCCAAACCCCTGCATACAGCTTGGGTACGCCACAGCGACAGGAAGGCTTATGCCAAGGGCGTCGAGCACATCCGTGATCTGATCGCGATGGGTGATCTCTTTCAAGCCAATCTCACCAGTTGCTCCAGCACAACATTGCAGGAATCGATCAACAATCTGGAGCTCTTTCGGCGCTTGCGTCGAGCCTGCCCGGCACCCTTTGCTGGTCTGGTCGTTGCCAGCGGTGAGGCCGATGGTGAAGCACTCCTGTCCACATCGCCGGAACGCTTCATGGAAGTGCTGCCCAATGGTGCTGTTCAAACAAGGCCGATCAAGGGAACACGCCCTCGAGATTCCGATCCACAACGGGATGCTGATCAAGCAGCTGCATTGGTGTGCAGCGAAAAAGACCGTGCTGAAAATGTGATGATCGTCGACTTGCTGCGCAATGACCTTGGCAGGGTCTGCGTTCCTGGCAGCGTCGATGTTCCTCAACTGGTCAATCTCGAAAGCTACGCCCGGGTCCATCACCTCACCTCAGTCGTGAGCGGCCAACTCAGGGACGGACTGAGCTGGGTGGATCTATTGGAATCGAGCTGGCCTGGTGGTTCGATTAGTGGTGCACCAAAACTGAGAGCGTGCCAAAGGCTTCAAGAATTAGAACCCCAAGGTCGAGGTCCCTACTGCGGCTCCTTGCTAACGCTGAACTGGGATGGACGTTTTGACAGCAATATTTTGATTCGCACCGTTCTGCGCAAAAACAATGAGCTTCGGGTGCATGCAGGCTGCGGCATTGTTGCCGACTCGGATCCGCAAGCAGAAGCCGACGAACTCGACTGGAAACTGCTGCCACTTTTGGAGGCATTGAAGTGACAGCATCTCAGCCACAAGACTCCATCGCCTGGATCAAGGGAAAGTGGGGGCGTCCTGCAGAACTGGAGCTGCCACTGAGCGACCGGGGGCTGCTGCTCGCCGATGGACTATTCGAAACGGTCCTCATTGATCACAACCATCCCTGCTTATTAGACGCACACCTCCGTCGATGGGATGAAAGTGCTGACCTTTTGGGAATGGCACCACCCCCAAAAAGGTCCTGGTTGGATCCATTGATTCAAGAAGCGATCGAACGACTTGGACTCGAGCAGATGTACGGGGCCCTGCGCCTGAACTGGAGTCGAGGCGATGGGAGCAAGCGAGGGATTGGCCTCGATCACAACCCAGCCGATCCATCCAGGCATCGGTTTTGGATGACGTTGCAAACCCATACGCCAACATTTCAGACGGTACGCACATGGATCAGTCGTCATGAATATCGGCATGCCTACAGCCTGATGAGTCGATGCAAAACGTTCGCCTATGGCCAAGCGATTCAAGTGCGGCGGGAGGCTCAACAGAGGGAGGCTGAAGATGGATTAATGCTCAGCACCAATGGCTCACTGTGCTGCGGCAGCAGCGCAAACCTTGTTGTGCAACGCCATGGCCAGTGGCTCACACCCCCCATAAGCGATGGCTGCCTGCCTGGAGTGATGCGGGGACAAGCCCTCAAGCAGGGACTGATAAAAGAGCAGTCGCTTTCAGCAGAACCGCAACCTGGTGATCAATGGTTATTAATCAACAGCCTTGGCTGCAGGACGATCAGCCAAGTGAATGGAGAACCACTCACGAATCACGGAAATGGAGAAGCTTTTTGGAGATCCTTGTTGCTGTCGCATTCTGAGCAGTGATTGCCATCCTGAGCGCAACAGGCCGCGATCGGCGCTATGGAATGACGGCGTGACTAGAGCCTCAAGAGCCTCACCTTGACCATCTTCACCGGAACCATTGGCTCGGGATAGGGGGTGGATTCCATCCTTCTGGCTCTGGCTTTTACGGAACTGAGAGACATGGCGCAAGTGGTGCTGCCGATCGCGGTCAACAGCGCTCTGCCTGAAGTTTCATCCCACGCGCTCACACACTTAAGAAACGATCCACCACGTCTTGGCTGAGCTCAGCCGTAGACCCACTCGCCACAATCCCGCCACGCTGCATGGCGTAATACCTGTCAGCTTGGCGCACAAATTGCAAATGCTGTTCCACCAGCAAAACGCCAATCCCTTTCTCAGCGATAATTCGTTGAACGGCAGCCTCAATGTCCTGCACAATATTGGGCTGAATCCCCTCAGTGGGTTCATCAAGAAGCAACAATTTAGGCTGACCTAACAGAGCACGAGCAATGGCAAGCTGCTGCTGCTGACCACCAGAAAGATCACCACCTTTACGTGAAAGAAACTCCTGGAGAATTGGGAAGAGCTCATAAACAAAGGGGTCGATACGATGATTTCGAGCAAGACCTCCTGGAAGGGCCTCCATCCCCAACATCAAATTCTCTTCAACAGTTAGTTGAGGAATAATTTCTCTCCCTTGAGGCACATAACCGATTCCTGACCTTGCTCGCCGATGAGGAGGTTGACGCTCTATTCCATTACCTTCAAAGACAATCTCACCAGACCGTGGCTTAAGCAAACCGATCAGAGACTTCAGAAGAGTGGTCTTACCCACGCCATTGCGGCCAATGAGGCAGACCATTTCCCCTGCAAGGACCCTCAAATCAACATCTCGAAGGATGTGACTCTCGCCGTAATAGGTATTGAGGCCCCGAATCTCCAGCATTGTCATTGAGCGTCGTCCTCCTTGGTTCCTAAATAAACTTCAATCACGCGAGGATCTTGTTGCACCTGGTCCATCGATCCCTCACAAAGAACATGGCCCTGATGCAACACCGTCACAGGACTGTCAAGACGACGGATGAATTCCATATCGTGCTCAATCACTAAGACAGTGTGATCTCCAGCCAAAGACTTCAGCAAATCAGCCGTAAGATCAGTTTCCTCATCAGTAAGACCTGCAACTGGTTCATCCACCAGCAAGAGGTCTGGATCCTGACCAACCAACATCGCAATTTCCAACCACTGTTTCTGTCCATGAGACAGAGCTCCTGCTCTCCAGTCGGCACGAGACTGAAGATTAACGATGTTCATAAGATGGTGAACTTGGTCGCGCTGTTCGGCACTAATTCGACCAAAAAGCAAGGTCCAAGGCTGCTTAGACCGACTAACAGCCAATGCCAAGTTGTTTTGAACCGTTAAATCTTCAAACACGCGAGGGCTTTGGAATTTGCGTCCGATTCCAAGTCGAGCAATGCGGTGTTCTG
This window harbors:
- a CDS encoding RNA polymerase sigma factor, RpoD/SigA family — protein: MSASSSSTGSTPIRWSGGNDLLRLYLQDIGRVDLLTAEDEVVLSRLVQQYERLKREERQLAEDHPAIERLLCLEELQLREANHLSHWPTRQEWARAAEMPLQELNQAITKGYETWAGLIESDSRDLQRRLREGRKARDRMIQANLRLVVAVAKKYQHRGMELLDLVQEGTLGLERAVEKFDSTRGFRFSTYSYWWIRQGITRAIATQSRTIRLPVHITEKLNRIKRVQQEIASSEGRTASMSDLARELSVSEDTVRQTLARVPRSVSLETKVGRNQDTQLGELLEDEHATPEQTLTRDALHDDLEHLLDELTPREATVIRCRFGLEDDTPRTLAQIGEDMNLSRERVRQIETRALLKLRQPQRRSKVRDYIQSLDS
- a CDS encoding SDR family NAD(P)-dependent oxidoreductase — protein: MRTLLISGASRGIGRAVAERALADGHRLSLGLRDRAALKQTPLDPDLAGSERVLLYPYAAEDPAAAQAWVEATTDHFGGFDSVIHSAGIFSRVPLLFAPSEEQEIAHTINVNLMGPWWLTRAAWPQLAAHGEGRIQVLVSMSGKRSKGRLAAYSASKFALLGLCQTMRNEGWAAGIRVTAICPGWVNTDMAAAVRSGPSDRWPTQSMDVEAMTQPEDIASMSAELLRLPNRALPFELAVSSSLE
- a CDS encoding CTP synthase, with amino-acid sequence MAKFVFVTGGVVSSIGKGIVAASLGRLLKSRGYSVSILKLDPYLNVDPGTMSPFQHGEVFVTEDGAETDLDLGHYERFTDTAMSRLNSVTTGSIYQSVINKERRGSYNGGTVQVIPHITGEIRDRIHRVAANSNADVVITEIGGTVGDIESLPFLEAIREFRGDVGRQDLAYIHVTLLPFIGTSGELKTKPTQHSVKELRSIGIQPDLLVCRSDRDINDELKRKIGGFCGVPQRAVIPSLDADSIYAVPLTLEDEGLCREVLDVLDLEDHDSDMVDWVQLVHKLRNPGPAVKVALVGKYIQLNDAYLSVVEALRHACLAQDASLDLHWVCAEEIEHQGADALLKGMDAVVVPGGFGNRGVDGKVAAIRWAREQRVPFLGLCLGMQCAVIEWARNLAGLTDATSAELEPGTTHPVIHLLPEQQDVVDLGGTMRLGVYPCRVTAGSLAARLYGEEVVYERHRHRFEFNNAYRNLFLESGYEISGSSPDGRLVELIELPEHPFFTACQYHPEFLSRPGRPHPLFRGLIEAAQQRLPSSPSEAMRQQNNSAAGSSHANLQP
- a CDS encoding 7-carboxy-7-deazaguanine synthase QueE — translated: MTDSLPVVETFHSLQGEGIHAGRSAFFIRLAGCNVGCSWCDTKHSWPTDSHPKRLVMDLATEATDAAETGAAFVVITGGEPLHHNLDELTSAIRSRCGQPLHLETSGVDRLSGAPDWITLSPKRHRPPRPEVVQTCHELKVVVHEPADLLFAEVVAAQAPQAKWLLQPGWDCEEGLQLAVAKVQQDQRWRLSVQSHKWLGVR
- a CDS encoding ecotin family protein translates to MGLGFLRLALPLLMVAASAPTAAIPRLDLSGYPAPKQGQKRWVIQPSGLLPKSDDEMISAHPLDWRVQLIVGKEVDVDCNVKRLSGPSLSMQRLPEASGKALFEVNGPVLVLSTRMACTQEQVEGRSFLSLGKQPYLIPYNASWPVVVDLPEGVVLRWRVWKAETLQQEAVKL
- the queC gene encoding 7-cyano-7-deazaguanine synthase QueC, which encodes MTDSTAIALLSGGLDSATAAALAIKSGFRVIGLSFDYGQRHRRELDAAVEIAKALNLDEHHTINVNLAMWGGSSLTDHTQTLPTSGVEAGMIPNTYVPGRNTVFIAIGLSLAEARGADRLVLGVNAVDYSGYPDCRPDYLEAFQDLADLSSRAGRQGHGPKLWAPLVEWSKQQIAEEALHLGVPIERTWSCYSGGDVPCGVCDSCRIRDEALIAAGRPDLCSPGRR
- a CDS encoding anthranilate synthase component I family protein; its protein translation is MNANQAGTQKLIRSKHLWIEPDVVAQALAEEHGEAGLIWLDGDASELGRWLTLAADPLEQRCCRGLPGEMGATNPFEALRSLDPGHWTGWLSYDAAAWLEPKNAWRSDAMASLWIGRYDPVLRFDLQLREIWIEGLDAKRHAAMERWILGLSEQGNRVPNALPNSKPLHTAWVRHSDRKAYAKGVEHIRDLIAMGDLFQANLTSCSSTTLQESINNLELFRRLRRACPAPFAGLVVASGEADGEALLSTSPERFMEVLPNGAVQTRPIKGTRPRDSDPQRDADQAAALVCSEKDRAENVMIVDLLRNDLGRVCVPGSVDVPQLVNLESYARVHHLTSVVSGQLRDGLSWVDLLESSWPGGSISGAPKLRACQRLQELEPQGRGPYCGSLLTLNWDGRFDSNILIRTVLRKNNELRVHAGCGIVADSDPQAEADELDWKLLPLLEALK
- a CDS encoding aminotransferase class IV, with translation MTASQPQDSIAWIKGKWGRPAELELPLSDRGLLLADGLFETVLIDHNHPCLLDAHLRRWDESADLLGMAPPPKRSWLDPLIQEAIERLGLEQMYGALRLNWSRGDGSKRGIGLDHNPADPSRHRFWMTLQTHTPTFQTVRTWISRHEYRHAYSLMSRCKTFAYGQAIQVRREAQQREAEDGLMLSTNGSLCCGSSANLVVQRHGQWLTPPISDGCLPGVMRGQALKQGLIKEQSLSAEPQPGDQWLLINSLGCRTISQVNGEPLTNHGNGEAFWRSLLLSHSEQ
- the urtE gene encoding urea ABC transporter ATP-binding subunit UrtE — its product is MTMLEIRGLNTYYGESHILRDVDLRVLAGEMVCLIGRNGVGKTTLLKSLIGLLKPRSGEIVFEGNGIERQPPHRRARSGIGYVPQGREIIPQLTVEENLMLGMEALPGGLARNHRIDPFVYELFPILQEFLSRKGGDLSGGQQQQLAIARALLGQPKLLLLDEPTEGIQPNIVQDIEAAVQRIIAEKGIGVLLVEQHLQFVRQADRYYAMQRGGIVASGSTAELSQDVVDRFLSV
- the urtD gene encoding urea ABC transporter ATP-binding protein UrtD, which gives rise to MSRIVSGSRPLLELTDITVSFDGFLALRDLNLSLRPGELRAVIGPNGAGKTTFLDVITGKVAPSSGGVLFKGRSLVGIPEHRIARLGIGRKFQSPRVFEDLTVQNNLALAVSRSKQPWTLLFGRISAEQRDQVHHLMNIVNLQSRADWRAGALSHGQKQWLEIAMLVGQDPDLLLVDEPVAGLTDEETDLTADLLKSLAGDHTVLVIEHDMEFIRRLDSPVTVLHQGHVLCEGSMDQVQQDPRVIEVYLGTKEDDAQ